The Collimonas sp. PA-H2 genome contains a region encoding:
- a CDS encoding efflux RND transporter permease subunit encodes MINKIVRYCLQKRYAVILVVLMVTLFGYYSWTRMAVEAYPELSDVTAQVTTQAPGLAAEEVEQQITIPLERQLSGTPGLVHMRSSSTFGLSLITLTFKDGAEDYWERQRVTERMTQAALPAGITPSLDSVTSAAGEIYRYTLESDSKNLLELSEIQRWIVIPELQQVPGIAEVGNFGGLTMEYQLEVDQQQLQRFGVSLSDVTSAINNNNANAGGSRITRGEQGYVVRGIGLMRSLTDLGNVVVKQSGGVPVLVRDLGKLQYSHQERQGILGKDRNPDTIEGIVKLLKYQNASEVIKDVHAKVEQLQKQLAPMGIKIVLYIDRDDLIQLTIHKVGHTVLEGIGLVCIVLILFLGSPRSALVAAVTIPLALVTVFIMMYLTKMPANLFSLGAIDFGIIVDGAIVVTEAILRRREAKPEAELSETDVRDATTEVIRPIFFATLIIIVAYLPLFAFERAEGKLLSPMAFTVSYALIGALVCSIVLVPGLAYMALHKPRRIFHNKPLEWLSAGYRNTLGRLLANPAVSYVLGALALAGVIALGAATGREFMPNMDEGTLWLQVQMPSGLSLEKGSEMASELRRTLLEFPEVSYAVTQLGRSDDGTDPWTPSHMEVPVGLKPYSSWANGETKEQFVHKLNQRLAQLPGFSIGISQPISDGVNDAVGGAHSPLVIRVYGDNFKELRRIGEQVVTVLKQVRGTADVAIFQEPPVPQVAIDIDRAAAARLGINVADIAALIQTGIGGAPVTQLYVADRVHNVTVRFAKDSRNSPEALGNLLLTTASGARIPLSQVTHIRTTTGESTIAHENTHRQLTVRLDYADRDLLSYYQEAQAQVTQKVHFDKASYRLEWAGQFENQERAQSRLILVFGLVLGLMAVILYAGFGKLRQALLILGVVPLAALGGLIALRVTNGTINVATGVGFIALFGVAVQNGIIMVSNINRVRRQGMALRDAVLAGAFERFRPVLMTATVASVGMLPAALATGVGTDVQRGLATVVVGGLVVATMLTLFILPAFYYSLENWIERRRGISKERDGR; translated from the coding sequence ATGATTAACAAGATCGTTCGTTATTGCCTGCAAAAGCGTTATGCGGTGATCTTAGTGGTGCTGATGGTGACCCTGTTCGGCTATTACTCGTGGACGCGGATGGCGGTGGAAGCCTATCCTGAACTGTCCGACGTTACCGCCCAGGTCACGACCCAGGCGCCCGGCCTGGCGGCTGAGGAAGTGGAGCAGCAGATCACCATCCCGCTGGAGCGTCAGCTGAGCGGCACGCCCGGCCTGGTGCACATGCGCTCGTCCAGCACTTTCGGCCTCTCGCTGATTACCCTGACCTTCAAGGATGGCGCCGAGGATTATTGGGAGCGCCAACGCGTCACCGAGCGCATGACCCAGGCCGCGCTGCCTGCGGGCATCACGCCCAGCCTGGATTCGGTGACCAGCGCCGCCGGCGAAATTTACCGCTATACCTTGGAATCCGACAGCAAGAACCTGCTGGAACTGTCCGAGATCCAGCGCTGGATCGTGATCCCGGAATTGCAGCAGGTGCCCGGCATCGCCGAAGTCGGCAATTTTGGCGGCTTGACCATGGAATACCAGCTGGAAGTCGACCAGCAGCAACTGCAGCGCTTCGGCGTTTCGCTGTCCGACGTCACCAGCGCCATCAACAACAATAACGCCAACGCCGGCGGCAGCCGCATCACCCGCGGCGAGCAGGGCTATGTGGTGCGTGGCATCGGCCTGATGCGCAGCCTGACCGATCTCGGCAACGTGGTGGTCAAGCAGTCCGGCGGCGTGCCGGTGCTGGTGCGCGACCTCGGCAAGCTGCAGTACAGTCACCAGGAGCGGCAGGGCATCCTGGGCAAGGACCGCAATCCCGACACCATCGAGGGCATCGTCAAGCTGCTGAAATATCAGAACGCCTCGGAAGTGATCAAGGATGTGCACGCCAAGGTCGAGCAGCTGCAAAAGCAGCTGGCGCCTATGGGCATCAAGATCGTACTCTACATCGACCGCGACGACCTGATCCAGCTGACCATCCACAAGGTCGGCCATACCGTGCTGGAAGGCATCGGCCTGGTCTGCATCGTTCTCATCCTGTTCCTCGGTAGCCCGCGCAGCGCCTTGGTGGCGGCAGTCACGATCCCGCTGGCGCTGGTGACGGTGTTCATCATGATGTACCTGACCAAGATGCCGGCCAACCTGTTTTCGCTGGGCGCGATCGACTTCGGCATTATTGTCGACGGCGCCATCGTGGTCACCGAAGCAATCCTGCGGCGGCGCGAAGCCAAGCCAGAGGCGGAGCTGAGCGAAACCGATGTGCGCGACGCCACCACCGAGGTGATACGGCCGATTTTCTTCGCTACCCTGATCATCATCGTCGCCTATCTGCCGCTGTTCGCTTTCGAGCGTGCTGAAGGCAAGCTGCTGTCGCCGATGGCGTTTACCGTCAGCTATGCGCTGATCGGTGCGCTGGTATGCAGCATCGTGCTGGTGCCCGGCCTGGCTTACATGGCCTTGCACAAGCCGCGCCGGATTTTCCATAACAAGCCGCTGGAGTGGCTCAGCGCCGGCTACCGCAACACCCTGGGACGGCTGCTGGCCAATCCAGCGGTGTCGTATGTCCTCGGCGCGCTGGCGCTGGCCGGCGTGATCGCCCTCGGCGCGGCTACCGGCCGGGAGTTCATGCCGAACATGGATGAGGGCACCCTGTGGCTGCAAGTGCAGATGCCGTCCGGACTGTCACTGGAAAAGGGCAGCGAGATGGCCAGCGAGCTGCGCCGCACCTTGCTGGAATTCCCGGAGGTGTCGTATGCGGTGACCCAGCTCGGCCGCAGCGACGACGGCACCGATCCCTGGACCCCTTCGCACATGGAAGTGCCGGTAGGGCTGAAGCCTTACAGTAGTTGGGCTAACGGCGAGACCAAGGAGCAGTTCGTGCACAAGCTGAACCAGCGCCTGGCGCAGCTGCCTGGCTTCTCGATCGGCATCAGCCAGCCGATCAGCGACGGTGTCAACGACGCGGTCGGCGGCGCCCACAGTCCGCTGGTGATCCGCGTGTACGGCGACAATTTCAAGGAATTGCGCCGCATCGGCGAGCAGGTCGTCACGGTGCTCAAGCAGGTCAGGGGCACGGCCGACGTCGCCATCTTCCAGGAACCGCCGGTGCCGCAGGTGGCGATCGATATCGATCGCGCCGCTGCGGCGCGGCTGGGGATCAATGTCGCCGATATCGCCGCCCTGATCCAGACCGGCATTGGCGGCGCGCCGGTCACGCAACTGTATGTGGCGGACCGGGTGCATAACGTCACAGTGCGCTTCGCCAAGGACAGCCGCAATAGTCCGGAGGCGCTCGGCAATCTGTTGCTGACCACTGCCAGCGGCGCGCGCATTCCGCTGTCGCAGGTGACCCATATCCGCACTACCACCGGCGAAAGTACGATCGCCCATGAAAACACGCACCGCCAGCTGACCGTGCGCCTGGACTATGCCGATCGCGACCTGCTGTCCTACTACCAGGAGGCGCAGGCCCAGGTAACGCAGAAAGTGCATTTCGACAAAGCCAGCTATCGTCTCGAATGGGCCGGCCAGTTCGAGAACCAGGAGCGCGCGCAGTCGCGCCTGATCCTGGTGTTCGGCCTGGTGCTGGGCCTGATGGCGGTTATCCTGTACGCCGGCTTCGGCAAGTTGCGGCAAGCGCTGCTGATACTGGGCGTGGTGCCGCTGGCGGCGCTGGGCGGCCTGATTGCGCTGCGCGTCACCAACGGCACCATCAACGTCGCCACCGGGGTCGGCTTCATCGCCTTGTTCGGGGTGGCGGTGCAGAACGGCATCATCATGGTGTCCAACATCAATCGCGTGCGGCGCCAAGGCATGGCCTTGCGGGATGCGGTGCTGGCAGGGGCGTTCGAGCGCTTCCGGCCGGTGCTGATGACGGCCACGGTGGCTTCGGTCGGCATGCTGCCGGCGGCGCTGGCTACCGGCGTCGGTACTGACGTCCAGCGTGGCCTGGCGACGGTGGTGGTGGGCGGGCTGGTGGTCGCCACCATGCTGACTCTGTTCATCCTGCCCGCTTTCTATTATTCGCTGGAAAACTGGATCGAACGCCGCCGCGGCATCAGTAAAGAGCGTGACGGACGCTAA
- the soxR gene encoding redox-sensitive transcriptional activator SoxR, which produces MSDQLITIGELAKRSGVAASALRFYEEQGLIGSKREAGRQRQFARDVLRRVAFIRVAQTVGLSLDEIKLALSTLPLQRTPTKQDWERLSRSWQPLLQQRIDTLTALRDQLTSCIGSGCLSLKKCALYNPEDTAQRRGSGPRYLLGDRSEARLAESGVVKPA; this is translated from the coding sequence ATGAGCGATCAATTAATCACCATCGGCGAGCTGGCCAAGCGCTCCGGCGTCGCCGCCAGCGCGCTGCGTTTCTATGAAGAGCAGGGCCTGATCGGCAGCAAGCGCGAAGCAGGCAGGCAACGGCAGTTCGCGCGCGACGTGCTGCGCCGGGTCGCCTTTATCCGCGTCGCGCAAACGGTAGGGCTAAGCCTGGACGAGATCAAGCTGGCCTTGTCTACCCTGCCCCTGCAACGCACCCCGACCAAACAGGACTGGGAACGCCTTTCACGCTCGTGGCAACCGTTGCTGCAGCAGCGCATCGACACACTGACAGCGTTGCGCGACCAGCTCACCTCGTGCATAGGCAGTGGCTGCCTGTCGCTCAAGAAGTGCGCACTCTACAACCCTGAGGATACGGCGCAACGGCGCGGCAGCGGCCCGCGCTACCTGCTGGGCGACCGTTCCGAGGCGCGCCTCGCCGAATCAGGCGTGGTCAAACCGGCCTAA
- a CDS encoding cupin domain-containing protein: MSEKPTSKNAEGVFEPFHVSRVPWVEFSRGERFGLRYRHLSSFGGASQIGVSMEVLEPGRQANQSHYHLLEEEHVFILEGSLTLELGAQVYELSTGHYVCFPAGQKVGHAMINRSQAPCRYLVFGNSHAGDVAIFPETGRVDVKLMGEGYRKSAVIEYWEGVDVGQQGRPDETA; this comes from the coding sequence TTGAGTGAAAAACCGACGTCAAAAAATGCCGAGGGCGTATTCGAACCCTTCCACGTCAGCCGCGTGCCCTGGGTGGAATTCTCACGCGGCGAGCGCTTCGGCCTGCGTTACCGGCACCTCAGCTCGTTTGGCGGCGCCTCGCAGATCGGCGTTTCGATGGAAGTGCTGGAGCCGGGCAGGCAAGCCAACCAGTCGCACTACCATTTGCTGGAAGAGGAGCATGTCTTCATCCTGGAGGGTAGTTTGACGCTAGAACTGGGCGCGCAGGTTTATGAACTCTCTACCGGGCACTACGTTTGTTTCCCCGCCGGCCAGAAAGTCGGCCATGCCATGATCAATCGCAGCCAGGCGCCATGCCGCTACCTGGTGTTCGGCAACTCTCATGCGGGCGATGTGGCGATCTTTCCCGAGACCGGGCGGGTGGATGTGAAGCTGATGGGAGAGGGCTATCGCAAGTCGGCCGTGATTGAGTACTGGGAAGGTGTCGATGTCGGGCAGCAGGGGCGGCCCGACGAAACAGCTTAG
- a CDS encoding DeoR/GlpR family DNA-binding transcription regulator, with protein sequence MLTLQRKQHLLEILERDGQIVAKTLSEQLGLSEDTIRRDLRQLAQEGLLQRVHGGALPASPALAAFAERQQISTDAKPAIGRAAAAMIQPGQVVFVDGGTTALQLVRQLAPTLRATVVTHSPSIAIELVSHPHIEVIMIGGRLFKHSIVGVGAAALEAIARIRADLYFMGVCSLHPEAGISTGDFEEAGVKRALSDAAARTVVLASPEKLDTASPFQIAPLSQVSDIVVNAGVEETLVAPYRKMGIAITLA encoded by the coding sequence ATGCTAACCCTGCAACGCAAACAGCATCTGCTGGAAATCCTGGAGCGCGACGGCCAGATCGTCGCCAAAACATTGAGCGAACAGCTCGGCCTGTCGGAAGACACCATCCGGCGCGACCTGCGCCAGCTGGCGCAAGAAGGCTTGCTGCAACGCGTACACGGCGGCGCTTTGCCGGCGTCGCCGGCGCTGGCTGCTTTCGCCGAACGCCAGCAGATCTCGACCGACGCCAAGCCGGCCATCGGCCGCGCCGCCGCGGCCATGATCCAGCCCGGCCAGGTGGTGTTCGTCGACGGCGGCACGACCGCGCTGCAACTGGTGCGGCAGCTGGCGCCGACCCTGCGGGCGACGGTGGTGACGCATAGTCCGTCCATCGCCATCGAACTGGTGTCGCATCCGCATATCGAAGTGATCATGATAGGCGGCCGCCTGTTCAAGCATTCGATCGTGGGGGTAGGGGCGGCTGCGCTGGAAGCGATAGCCCGGATTCGCGCCGATCTGTATTTCATGGGAGTGTGCAGCTTGCATCCCGAGGCTGGCATCAGCACTGGCGATTTTGAAGAAGCCGGCGTCAAGCGCGCCCTCAGCGATGCGGCGGCCAGGACGGTGGTGCTGGCCTCGCCGGAGAAGTTGGATACGGCCTCGCCATTCCAGATTGCACCGCTGAGCCAGGTCAGCGACATTGTGGTCAATGCCGGGGTGGAGGAAACCTTGGTCGCACCTTATCGCAAGATGGGGATAGCGATTACCTTGGCTTAG
- a CDS encoding YXWGXW repeat-containing protein, with protein MKRMLCALALAAVGAAALLPTQAMAQIGVNIIIGTPPPPPRYERMPPPRVGYLWAPGYWNWDGRRHVWAGGHWERARNGYRYDRPQWQHGRNGWELHRGGWQHGGGHHGGRHDQRRDHQRGNDHRHR; from the coding sequence ATGAAACGTATGCTCTGCGCACTCGCGCTGGCCGCGGTTGGCGCGGCCGCTCTGCTGCCTACCCAGGCAATGGCGCAAATTGGCGTCAACATCATTATCGGCACGCCGCCGCCACCGCCAAGATATGAACGCATGCCGCCGCCGCGCGTCGGCTACCTGTGGGCGCCAGGCTATTGGAACTGGGATGGCCGGCGCCATGTCTGGGCTGGCGGACACTGGGAAAGGGCGCGCAATGGCTATCGCTACGACCGGCCGCAATGGCAGCACGGCCGCAACGGTTGGGAACTGCATCGCGGCGGCTGGCAGCATGGTGGCGGTCATCATGGCGGACGCCATGACCAGCGGCGCGATCATCAGCGCGGCAACGATCACCGCCATCGCTGA
- a CDS encoding VOC family protein, producing MLHTCIDHLVITAPSLAEGTAYVQQALGVALAAGGEHPRMGTHNALLRLGEGLFLEVIAVNPEAPPPERPRWFQLDRITPDIRPRLATWVARTSDIAAAVAASPIALGPIVPMTRGQLHWLITIPDDGSLPLHGVAPTLIEWRVQPHPASRLPDLGCSLLGLEANMAPADAEQLNNMLALNDFQGAFSVNLIGAGMAPSLAAYIQTPAGVRRLGPSATVIPV from the coding sequence ATGCTGCATACCTGCATTGACCACCTTGTGATCACCGCGCCTTCATTGGCGGAAGGAACTGCATACGTACAGCAGGCGCTCGGCGTCGCGCTTGCAGCCGGCGGCGAACATCCGCGCATGGGTACCCATAATGCTCTGCTGCGGCTGGGCGAAGGACTGTTCCTGGAAGTGATTGCCGTGAACCCGGAGGCGCCGCCACCGGAGCGGCCGCGCTGGTTCCAGCTTGACCGGATCACGCCAGATATCCGGCCGCGCCTGGCGACCTGGGTCGCGCGCACCAGCGACATTGCTGCTGCAGTCGCTGCATCTCCCATCGCGCTGGGGCCGATTGTGCCGATGACGCGCGGCCAGCTGCATTGGCTGATCACAATTCCTGACGACGGCAGCCTGCCGCTGCACGGCGTCGCCCCGACGCTGATCGAATGGCGAGTCCAGCCGCATCCGGCCAGCAGGCTGCCTGACCTGGGTTGTTCCTTGCTGGGTCTGGAGGCCAACATGGCGCCTGCCGATGCGGAGCAGCTCAACAACATGCTGGCGCTGAACGATTTCCAGGGAGCGTTTTCCGTGAACCTTATCGGCGCCGGCATGGCGCCCAGCCTGGCGGCGTATATCCAGACACCGGCCGGGGTGCGCCGGTTAGGCCCTTCCGCAACTGTCATCCCTGTGTAA
- a CDS encoding questin oxidase family protein, giving the protein MSELIQDLTLQQLLDANGRFALNGKGTTNHCPMALCALAAMGAPPARLHEFFEQWERRFALPEAPLGLPIARESWTAYISQADAFAALRLCFQEWMMEEGPDAVIGQVFRRLPFAPASGAFHAVIRLAYGLEAMHDGEIAAGLAALVSGNLPIEIAVDEHHVAASVGAGLASLSAALQGAVFKGDMITTRLRAVALHPLFRSALPAPPRLTPLNTVLLDDMARAAIQLYWQTNNFTAMHMVTGLHAVRRVFSHLPEQAAESLLPDLWQAFCAAYVSIGAPPLAEDKGHALADGADPWPQLFRLALSSDDDHDIKTVYTCYCENLRAPSLLYSAAAARRVRHLS; this is encoded by the coding sequence ATGAGCGAACTGATCCAAGACCTTACACTCCAGCAGCTGCTCGACGCCAACGGTCGTTTTGCGCTGAACGGCAAAGGCACCACCAATCATTGCCCGATGGCGCTATGCGCGCTTGCCGCCATGGGGGCGCCGCCGGCGCGCCTGCATGAATTCTTCGAGCAGTGGGAGCGCCGTTTTGCGCTGCCGGAGGCGCCGCTTGGCTTGCCCATCGCGCGCGAATCGTGGACGGCGTATATCAGCCAGGCTGACGCGTTTGCCGCCTTGCGCCTGTGTTTCCAGGAATGGATGATGGAAGAAGGTCCGGATGCGGTGATCGGGCAGGTTTTCAGGCGGCTGCCGTTTGCCCCGGCCAGCGGCGCATTTCACGCGGTAATCCGGCTTGCCTATGGATTGGAAGCGATGCACGACGGTGAAATTGCTGCCGGCCTGGCCGCGCTGGTCAGCGGCAATCTGCCGATCGAGATCGCCGTCGACGAGCATCACGTGGCAGCCTCCGTCGGCGCCGGCCTGGCCAGCCTGTCGGCAGCCTTGCAGGGCGCCGTATTCAAAGGCGACATGATTACCACCCGTCTGCGCGCGGTGGCGCTGCATCCGTTGTTCCGCTCGGCGCTGCCGGCGCCGCCCAGGCTGACGCCGCTCAACACTGTGCTGCTGGACGACATGGCGCGCGCGGCGATCCAGTTGTATTGGCAAACAAATAATTTCACCGCCATGCATATGGTGACCGGCCTGCACGCGGTGCGCCGTGTTTTCAGCCATTTGCCGGAACAGGCCGCAGAGAGTCTGCTGCCAGACTTGTGGCAGGCCTTCTGCGCGGCCTACGTATCGATCGGGGCGCCGCCGCTTGCAGAGGACAAGGGCCATGCCCTGGCGGACGGCGCCGATCCCTGGCCGCAACTGTTCAGGCTGGCGCTGTCATCCGATGACGACCATGACATCAAGACCGTGTACACCTGCTACTGTGAAAACCTACGGGCGCCGTCGCTCCTGTATTCGGCTGCCGCGGCACGACGGGTGCGGCATCTGAGTTGA
- a CDS encoding efflux RND transporter periplasmic adaptor subunit encodes MKNNLLQRQPLAVVAVATLIAVAIAFVAFGHQGKAAAAEAGASSSLNFIRQGARITIPEHSPLRSRVAVQTVASLDASHALELPAQVEADPGRTINILPPVAGKVLELKVGLGDHVRKGQLLLVMTSGDFAQATSDLQKARDTLQLTKRVLDRQRGVQQAGAGAAKDLEQSESTYVQAQAEFARADTRLKSLNASGVSAADSGGQRLNLVAPNSGSITALSIGAGQSANDPNAVLMTIANLDNVWITASVPENMLASVKKGQAVNISLPAYPGEKFRGNVAFVSDVLQPDTRRALVRISVPNGDGKFKPNMFANASFAVAQSAAPVVPPSALLMNNENTTVFVEVAPWTFERRTIETGNQEDGSVRIQKGLLVGDRVVIKGGVLLND; translated from the coding sequence ATGAAAAATAATCTCTTGCAGCGCCAGCCCCTCGCGGTCGTTGCCGTCGCCACGCTGATTGCCGTCGCCATCGCTTTCGTCGCCTTCGGCCATCAGGGCAAGGCCGCTGCCGCCGAAGCCGGCGCCAGCTCCAGCCTCAATTTCATCAGGCAGGGTGCGCGCATCACGATTCCGGAACACTCGCCGCTGCGCTCGCGCGTCGCCGTGCAAACCGTCGCATCGCTGGATGCAAGCCATGCGCTGGAATTGCCGGCGCAGGTGGAAGCCGATCCCGGCCGCACCATCAATATCCTGCCGCCGGTGGCCGGCAAGGTGCTGGAACTGAAGGTCGGCCTTGGCGATCATGTGCGCAAAGGGCAGTTGCTGCTGGTGATGACCTCCGGCGATTTTGCCCAGGCCACTTCCGACCTGCAAAAGGCGCGCGATACGCTGCAGCTCACCAAACGCGTGCTGGATCGCCAGCGCGGCGTGCAGCAGGCCGGCGCCGGCGCGGCCAAGGATCTGGAACAATCGGAAAGCACCTATGTCCAGGCGCAGGCTGAATTCGCCCGTGCCGATACCCGTCTCAAATCGCTCAACGCCAGCGGCGTCAGCGCCGCCGACAGCGGCGGCCAGCGGCTCAACCTGGTGGCGCCGAATTCCGGCAGCATCACCGCGCTATCGATAGGCGCCGGGCAGTCGGCCAACGATCCGAATGCGGTTCTGATGACCATCGCCAATCTGGACAATGTCTGGATCACCGCCAGCGTGCCGGAAAACATGCTGGCCTCGGTCAAGAAGGGGCAGGCGGTGAACATCAGCCTGCCAGCCTATCCGGGCGAAAAATTCCGCGGCAATGTGGCGTTTGTCAGCGATGTCCTGCAGCCGGATACGCGGCGGGCCCTGGTGCGCATCAGCGTGCCGAACGGCGACGGCAAATTCAAGCCGAACATGTTCGCCAACGCCTCGTTTGCGGTGGCCCAGTCCGCGGCGCCGGTGGTGCCGCCATCCGCCTTGCTGATGAATAATGAAAACACCACAGTGTTCGTCGAGGTGGCGCCATGGACCTTCGAACGGCGCACCATCGAAACCGGTAATCAGGAAGACGGCAGCGTGAGGATCCAGAAGGGTTTGCTGGTCGGTGATCGCGTAGTGATCAAGGGCGGAGTGCTGCTCAATGATTAA
- a CDS encoding thioesterase family protein yields MNLFFRLFYVLLASFFRPRLAIAKAVSDIALMTFPNDLDINLHVNNGRYLTLCDLNRVDLFIRTGLARVMIREGWMPIVAEHTMVYRKSLGAFKKFQAKLEVTHWDEKYFFMQHVFSVDGKIIAEGTSKGVVKGKQGVIPPDTVAAAVLAANGGVASPGQ; encoded by the coding sequence ATGAATTTATTCTTTCGGCTTTTCTATGTGCTTCTTGCCTCCTTCTTTCGCCCGCGCCTTGCAATCGCCAAGGCCGTCAGCGACATTGCTCTGATGACCTTTCCCAACGACCTCGATATCAACCTGCACGTCAATAACGGCCGCTACCTGACGCTATGCGACCTGAACCGGGTGGATCTTTTCATCCGTACCGGGCTGGCCCGGGTCATGATCCGCGAAGGCTGGATGCCGATCGTTGCCGAGCACACCATGGTCTACCGCAAATCGCTGGGCGCCTTCAAGAAATTCCAGGCAAAGCTGGAGGTCACCCATTGGGACGAGAAGTATTTCTTTATGCAGCACGTTTTTTCCGTGGACGGCAAGATCATTGCCGAAGGCACTTCCAAAGGCGTGGTCAAGGGCAAGCAAGGGGTGATCCCGCCTGATACAGTCGCCGCTGCCGTGCTTGCTGCCAATGGCGGCGTGGCGTCGCCCGGTCAATAA
- a CDS encoding GNAT family N-acetyltransferase, translated as MQHINPPELQNNLVYLRPLNRADAPAWHAYLTMPHVLEHTSWQLRSIDDLLQKFDALESSDPASELRFAIVLRSSGELVGTIGFHSLSLLNKTAEIAYDLAPGVWGRGIAPSACAAMVDWAFNHLDAVRIQATALDSNIRTVRVLEKCGFQREGLLRNFRMVRGQPRDFWIYARTGG; from the coding sequence ATGCAACACATCAATCCGCCAGAACTGCAGAACAATCTTGTTTATCTACGCCCGCTAAACCGAGCCGACGCGCCCGCCTGGCATGCCTATCTGACCATGCCGCATGTGCTCGAACACACCAGCTGGCAGCTGCGTTCCATTGACGACTTGCTGCAGAAATTCGACGCCCTGGAGTCTTCGGATCCGGCTTCGGAACTGCGTTTTGCCATCGTGCTGCGCAGCTCCGGCGAATTGGTGGGCACCATCGGTTTTCATAGCCTGTCGCTGCTCAACAAGACTGCGGAGATCGCCTATGATCTGGCGCCCGGCGTCTGGGGCAGGGGGATTGCGCCGTCTGCCTGCGCGGCGATGGTGGATTGGGCTTTCAACCATCTTGACGCAGTGCGGATCCAGGCCACCGCGCTTGACTCCAATATTCGCACGGTGAGAGTCCTGGAAAAATGCGGCTTCCAGCGCGAGGGCTTGCTGCGCAACTTCAGGATGGTGCGTGGCCAACCTCGGGATTTCTGGATATACGCGCGCACCGGCGGCTAA
- a CDS encoding GNAT family N-acetyltransferase, with protein sequence MIDAIQSVESHDLEQLRQFTERIIVAEKVADDPVLQTELIRNVHQNLDWWLENREHCCHLKYTRDGRIVAVVLVKNFWNLCSLFVTPELHRQGIGRALTLAAVQQCRALSERPAIRLNAAPNAVAFYAALGFQPAESSRTLPPGFRAMALRL encoded by the coding sequence ATGATCGACGCCATACAATCAGTTGAATCCCATGACCTTGAGCAGCTGCGCCAGTTCACGGAACGCATCATCGTCGCCGAGAAGGTCGCCGACGATCCCGTGCTGCAAACGGAGCTGATCCGTAACGTTCATCAGAATCTCGACTGGTGGCTGGAAAACCGTGAGCATTGCTGCCATCTCAAATATACCCGCGACGGCCGCATAGTCGCTGTGGTGCTGGTCAAGAATTTCTGGAATCTGTGCAGCTTGTTCGTCACGCCCGAGCTACACCGCCAGGGCATAGGCCGGGCATTGACGTTGGCGGCGGTCCAGCAATGCCGCGCCTTGAGCGAGCGGCCGGCGATCCGCCTCAACGCGGCTCCCAATGCAGTGGCCTTCTATGCTGCCCTGGGATTCCAGCCGGCGGAAAGCAGCAGAACGCTGCCGCCTGGATTCCGCGCCATGGCGCTGCGATTGTGA
- a CDS encoding TetR/AcrR family transcriptional regulator, whose protein sequence is MIYKAVQLLPTHGYAGITLMHVARACKAPRGSLYHYFPGGKDELMTAVLEATKEYGLGTSIISSSRAPTLKGYIADMGKALATALSASHYELGCPVAAISMSTEKSNPLNRQCKVIYADWCLALQARLQAYGVPASQAEGLSGNIINTFQGALLHARLAGSSEPVVQAALLLQREIQQFKH, encoded by the coding sequence ATGATTTACAAGGCCGTCCAGCTGCTGCCTACCCATGGCTACGCCGGCATCACGCTGATGCATGTCGCCCGCGCATGCAAGGCGCCGCGCGGCTCGCTGTATCACTATTTCCCGGGAGGGAAAGATGAGCTGATGACAGCGGTGCTGGAGGCGACCAAGGAATACGGCCTAGGCACTTCCATCATTTCCAGCTCGCGGGCGCCAACGCTGAAGGGCTATATCGCCGACATGGGCAAGGCGCTGGCGACGGCGCTGAGTGCGTCGCACTACGAGTTGGGCTGTCCGGTGGCGGCGATTTCGATGTCAACCGAAAAGAGCAATCCCTTGAATCGACAATGCAAAGTCATTTACGCCGACTGGTGCCTGGCGTTGCAAGCCAGGCTGCAGGCTTACGGTGTGCCGGCCAGCCAGGCGGAGGGACTGAGCGGCAACATTATCAATACTTTTCAAGGGGCGTTGCTGCACGCTCGCCTGGCAGGTTCCAGCGAACCCGTTGTGCAGGCAGCGCTGTTGTTGCAACGAGAAATCCAGCAATTCAAGCACTAA